The Streptomyces camelliae genome window below encodes:
- a CDS encoding M16 family metallopeptidase gives MTELATMDFHPQPQPGDAKPWAFPAPERGALDNGLTVLRCHRPGQQVVAVEVLLDAPLDAEPAGLDGVGTIMARAFSEGTDKHSAEEFAAELERAGATLDAHADHPGVRLSLEVPASRLAKGLGLLADALRAPAFAESEVERLVRNRLDEIPHELANPSRRAAKELSKELFPASSRMSRPRQGTEDTVEKIDAAAVRAFYDRHVRPATATAVVVGDLTGVDLDALLGETLGAWTGTPGAARTVPSVSADDTGRVVIVDRPGAVQTQLLIGRVGPDRHDRVWPAQVLGTYCLGGTLTSRLDRVLREEKGYTYGVRAFGQVLRSAADGTGISMLAISGSVDTPNTGPALEDLWKVLRTLAADGLTDAERDVAVQNLVGVAPLKYETAAAVASTLADQVEQHLPDDFQATLYQQLAATGTVEATAAVVNAFPVDRLVTVLVGDAAQIKAPVEALGIGDVTVVAAE, from the coding sequence GTGACCGAGCTCGCCACCATGGACTTCCACCCCCAGCCCCAGCCCGGCGACGCCAAGCCGTGGGCGTTCCCGGCCCCCGAGCGCGGCGCGCTGGACAACGGCCTGACGGTGCTGCGCTGCCACCGCCCCGGCCAGCAGGTCGTCGCCGTCGAGGTGCTGCTCGACGCGCCCCTGGACGCCGAGCCGGCCGGCCTGGACGGCGTCGGCACGATCATGGCGCGGGCCTTCTCGGAGGGCACCGACAAGCACTCCGCCGAGGAGTTCGCCGCCGAGCTGGAGCGCGCGGGCGCCACGCTCGACGCGCACGCCGACCACCCGGGCGTCCGGCTCAGCCTGGAGGTGCCCGCCTCCCGGCTGGCCAAGGGCCTCGGCCTGCTCGCCGACGCCCTGCGCGCGCCCGCGTTCGCCGAGAGCGAGGTCGAGCGGCTGGTCCGCAACCGCCTGGACGAGATCCCGCACGAGCTGGCCAACCCCTCCCGCCGGGCCGCCAAGGAGCTCTCCAAGGAACTGTTCCCGGCGAGCTCGCGCATGTCGCGCCCGCGCCAGGGCACCGAGGACACGGTCGAGAAGATCGACGCGGCCGCCGTACGCGCCTTCTACGACCGCCACGTCCGCCCCGCCACGGCCACCGCGGTCGTGGTCGGCGACCTGACCGGCGTCGACCTGGACGCGCTGCTCGGCGAGACCCTTGGCGCCTGGACGGGCACCCCGGGCGCGGCCCGTACGGTGCCGTCGGTGAGCGCCGACGACACCGGGCGCGTGGTCATCGTGGACCGGCCCGGCGCCGTCCAGACGCAGCTGCTCATCGGCCGCGTCGGCCCCGACCGGCACGACCGCGTGTGGCCCGCCCAGGTGCTCGGCACCTACTGCCTCGGCGGCACCCTCACCTCCCGCCTGGACCGCGTCCTGCGCGAGGAGAAGGGCTACACCTACGGTGTGCGCGCGTTCGGCCAGGTCCTGCGTTCCGCCGCGGACGGCACGGGCATCTCCATGCTCGCCATCAGCGGCTCGGTGGACACGCCGAACACCGGTCCCGCGCTGGAGGACCTGTGGAAGGTGCTGCGCACCCTCGCGGCGGACGGCCTGACCGACGCCGAGCGGGACGTGGCCGTGCAGAACCTCGTCGGGGTGGCGCCGCTGAAGTACGAGACGGCGGCGGCCGTCGCGAGCACGCTGGCCGACCAGGTCGAGCAGCACCTGCCCGACGACTTCCAGGCGACGCTGTACCAGCAGCTGGCCGCGACGGGCACGGTGGAGGCCACGGCGGCCGTCGTGAACGCCTTCCCGGTGGACCGCCTGGTGACCGTCCTCGTCGGTGACGCCGCCCAGATCAAGGCGCCGGTGGAGGCGCTCGGCATCGGCGACGTCACCGTGGTGGCGGCCGAGTAA
- a CDS encoding M23 family metallopeptidase: MAFMCASGKHRKPGRVKRTTAQAAGIAALTTGVVGTLAAAPAFAAQNSPEQTGLTPVITVGDDIAANIDAQAAAQQRAAEQKAAEQAAAERAQEIREAERERLNRFVAPITDSYVSTGYKASSSLWSSGSHTGIDFHAASGTPVHAVGSGTVVSTGWGGAYGNQIVIRMADGMYTQYGHLSSIGVTVGQQVTPGQQIGLSGATGNVTGPHLHFEARTTPDYGSDVDPVAYLRKHGVNV, translated from the coding sequence ATGGCGTTCATGTGCGCCTCCGGGAAGCATCGCAAGCCCGGCCGGGTCAAGCGCACCACCGCTCAGGCGGCCGGTATCGCGGCCCTCACCACCGGAGTCGTCGGCACCCTCGCGGCCGCCCCGGCGTTCGCCGCCCAGAACTCCCCCGAGCAGACCGGCCTCACCCCGGTGATCACCGTGGGCGACGACATCGCCGCGAACATCGACGCGCAGGCCGCCGCCCAGCAGCGGGCCGCGGAGCAGAAGGCGGCCGAGCAGGCCGCGGCCGAGCGGGCCCAGGAGATCCGCGAGGCCGAGCGCGAGCGGCTGAACCGCTTCGTCGCCCCGATCACCGACTCGTACGTCTCCACGGGCTACAAGGCCAGCAGCTCCCTGTGGTCCTCCGGTTCGCACACCGGCATCGACTTCCACGCGGCCAGCGGCACGCCCGTCCACGCGGTCGGTTCCGGCACTGTCGTCTCCACCGGCTGGGGCGGCGCGTACGGCAACCAGATCGTGATCCGGATGGCCGACGGCATGTACACCCAGTACGGCCACCTGTCGTCCATCGGGGTCACGGTGGGCCAGCAGGTCACCCCGGGCCAGCAGATCGGCCTGTCCGGCGCGACCGGCAACGTCACCGGGCCGCACCTCCACTTCGAGGCCCGGACCACCCCCGACTACGGCTCGGACGTCGACCCCGTCGCCTATCTCCGCAAGCACGGCGTGAACGTCTGA
- a CDS encoding GntR family transcriptional regulator produces MRIPAHSVCTAIRDDIVAGVYERGSRLTEEVLARRYGVSRVPVREALRTLEAEGFVVTRRHAGACVAEPTEQEAADLLEMRMLLEPLGAARAAQRRTEAHLKVLRGLVRLGQERARRGSSEDLRSLGGWFHETLAQACGSPSLTSMLTQLRHKIAWMYTVEAPPSPADAWAEHGAIVDAVARGDGERARALTALHGERTTAAHRLRFSGAGERVRTSQHVVNTSGPRH; encoded by the coding sequence ATGCGTATTCCGGCGCACTCGGTATGCACGGCGATCCGGGACGACATCGTCGCCGGTGTCTACGAGCGCGGCAGCCGGCTGACCGAGGAAGTCCTGGCGCGTCGTTACGGCGTCTCGCGCGTCCCCGTCCGCGAGGCGCTGCGCACTCTGGAGGCGGAGGGCTTCGTGGTGACGCGCCGGCACGCGGGCGCGTGCGTGGCCGAGCCGACCGAGCAGGAGGCCGCCGACCTGCTGGAGATGCGCATGCTCCTGGAGCCGCTCGGGGCCGCCCGGGCCGCCCAGCGGCGCACGGAGGCGCATCTCAAGGTGCTGCGCGGCCTGGTGAGGCTGGGTCAGGAGCGGGCCCGACGGGGCAGCAGCGAGGATCTGCGCTCGCTGGGCGGCTGGTTCCACGAGACGCTCGCCCAGGCCTGCGGCAGCCCGTCGCTGACCTCCATGCTGACCCAGCTGCGGCACAAGATCGCCTGGATGTACACGGTGGAGGCGCCGCCCAGCCCGGCCGATGCCTGGGCGGAGCACGGCGCGATCGTGGACGCGGTGGCGCGCGGCGACGGCGAGCGCGCGCGGGCGCTCACGGCGCTGCACGGCGAGCGCACGACGGCCGCGCACCGGCTGCGCTTTTCCGGTGCCGGTGAGCGTGTGAGGACTTCGCAACACGTCGTAAACACGTCGGGCCCGCGGCATTAA
- a CDS encoding bifunctional GNAT family N-acetyltransferase/acetate--CoA ligase family protein, with amino-acid sequence MQTSAGRQDRHEYPAHWEADVVLRDGGTARIRPITVDDADRLVSFYEQVSDESKYYRFFAPYPRLSAKDVHRFTHHDFVDRVGLAATIGGEFIATVRYDRIGADGLPASAPADEAEVAFLVQDAHQGRGVASALLEHVAAVARERGIRRFAAEVLPANTKMIKVFTDAGYTQKRSFEDGVVRLEFDLEPTDRSLAVQRAREQRAEARSVRRLLAPGSVAVIGVGRAPGGVGRSVLDNIRDGGYSGRLHAVNRAFPEDLKEVDGVPAHRSVREIDGPVDLAVIAVPADHVPAVVAECGEHGVQGLVVLSAGYAESGPEGRERQRALVRHARAYGMRLIGPNAFGIINTAPGVRLNASLAPEMPRPGRIGLFAQSGAIGIALLSRLHRRGGGVTGVTGVSTFVSAGNRADVSGNDVLQYWYDDPETDVALMYLESIGNPRKFTRLARRTAAAKPLVVVQGVGSAPQGHAVRATRLPHATVSALLRQAGVLRVDTITELVDTGLLLARQPLPAGPRVAILGNSESLGALAYDRCLAEGLRPARPVDLTTGATAEDFHRALSAALADDTVDSVVVTAIPAIGEGSPGDAELAEALRSAAAAVPGKPVLVVHVELGGLAQALSAAASTAPAAADKAPGTAGGAHRFERGDPHRPADLPTARAGAGAVPPPPWAAPTARASGSEPHAMADAVGREPAVRGDATVPPPDGTRLIPAYPAAERAVRALAEAVKYGQWRREAADPGKVPEYDDIDEKGAARLIGELLARGEGLTIPAAETCELLGKYGIRVRRALPAPTPDAAAEAARALGYPVALKATAPHLRHRADLGGVRLDLADEEQLRRAYAELTELFGTPEDLRPVVQGMAPRGVDTVVRAVIDPAAGAVLSFGLAGAASQLLGDMAHRLVPVTDREATSLVRSIRTAPLLFGWRGSTPVDTPALEELLLRVSRLVDDHPEVVAVTLEPVVVAPHGVSVLGATVRLAPPPARDDLGPRTMPAY; translated from the coding sequence ATGCAGACCTCGGCGGGCCGGCAGGACCGGCACGAGTACCCCGCCCACTGGGAGGCGGACGTGGTGCTGCGCGACGGGGGTACCGCGCGCATCCGGCCCATCACCGTTGATGACGCCGACCGCCTGGTCAGCTTCTACGAGCAGGTCTCGGACGAGTCGAAGTACTACCGCTTCTTCGCGCCGTACCCACGACTGTCCGCCAAGGACGTCCACCGCTTCACGCACCACGACTTTGTGGACCGGGTGGGACTCGCGGCCACCATCGGCGGCGAGTTCATCGCCACCGTACGCTATGACCGCATCGGCGCCGACGGTCTGCCCGCCTCCGCGCCGGCCGACGAGGCCGAGGTCGCCTTCCTGGTGCAGGACGCGCACCAGGGCCGCGGGGTCGCCTCCGCCCTGCTGGAGCACGTCGCGGCCGTCGCGCGTGAGCGCGGCATCCGCCGCTTCGCCGCCGAGGTGCTGCCCGCCAACACCAAGATGATCAAGGTGTTCACGGACGCCGGGTACACCCAGAAGCGCAGCTTCGAGGACGGCGTCGTCCGCCTGGAGTTCGACCTCGAACCCACCGACCGCTCGCTCGCCGTGCAGCGCGCGCGGGAGCAGCGCGCCGAGGCCCGCTCGGTACGGCGGCTGCTCGCGCCCGGTTCGGTGGCGGTCATCGGCGTCGGCCGAGCTCCCGGAGGAGTCGGCCGCAGCGTCCTCGACAACATCCGGGACGGCGGCTACAGCGGCCGGCTGCACGCCGTGAACCGGGCCTTCCCCGAGGACCTCAAGGAGGTCGACGGGGTGCCCGCGCACCGCTCGGTGCGGGAGATCGACGGCCCGGTCGACCTCGCCGTGATCGCCGTACCGGCCGATCACGTGCCCGCCGTGGTCGCCGAGTGCGGTGAGCACGGTGTGCAGGGGCTCGTCGTCCTGTCCGCCGGATATGCCGAGAGCGGGCCCGAAGGGCGGGAGCGGCAGCGGGCCCTCGTGCGGCACGCGCGCGCGTACGGCATGCGGCTCATCGGCCCCAACGCCTTCGGCATCATCAACACCGCCCCCGGCGTCCGGCTGAACGCCTCGCTCGCCCCCGAGATGCCCCGCCCCGGCCGCATCGGGTTGTTCGCCCAGTCCGGCGCCATCGGCATCGCCCTGCTGTCCCGGCTGCACCGGCGCGGGGGAGGGGTCACCGGGGTCACGGGCGTCTCCACGTTCGTCTCCGCCGGCAACCGCGCGGACGTCTCCGGCAACGACGTCCTGCAGTACTGGTACGACGACCCCGAGACCGACGTCGCCCTCATGTACCTGGAATCCATCGGCAACCCGCGCAAGTTCACCCGCCTCGCGCGGCGGACGGCGGCGGCGAAGCCGCTCGTCGTGGTGCAGGGGGTCGGCTCCGCGCCGCAGGGGCACGCGGTGCGCGCGACCCGGCTGCCGCACGCCACCGTCTCCGCGCTGCTGCGGCAGGCCGGGGTGCTCCGGGTCGACACGATCACGGAACTGGTCGACACCGGCCTGCTGCTCGCCCGCCAGCCGCTGCCGGCCGGGCCGAGGGTGGCGATCCTCGGCAACTCCGAGTCGCTGGGGGCGCTGGCGTACGACCGCTGCCTCGCGGAGGGCCTGCGGCCGGCCCGGCCGGTGGACCTGACGACCGGGGCGACGGCGGAGGACTTCCACCGGGCGCTGTCCGCCGCGCTGGCCGACGACACGGTCGACTCCGTCGTGGTGACGGCGATCCCGGCGATCGGGGAGGGCTCGCCGGGGGACGCGGAGCTGGCGGAGGCGCTCAGGTCCGCGGCGGCGGCCGTTCCGGGCAAGCCGGTGCTGGTGGTGCACGTGGAGCTCGGGGGGCTCGCACAGGCGTTGTCGGCTGCGGCCAGTACCGCACCCGCGGCCGCTGACAAGGCACCCGGAACGGCAGGCGGTGCCCACCGTTTCGAGCGGGGGGACCCCCATCGCCCTGCGGACCTGCCCACCGCGAGGGCGGGCGCCGGGGCGGTACCGCCGCCCCCCTGGGCGGCGCCCACGGCCCGTGCGAGCGGCAGTGAGCCCCACGCCATGGCGGACGCGGTCGGCAGGGAGCCCGCCGTCCGAGGCGATGCGACGGTGCCACCCCCCGACGGCACCCGCCTCATCCCCGCCTACCCCGCCGCCGAACGCGCGGTCCGGGCCCTCGCCGAAGCCGTGAAGTACGGGCAGTGGCGGCGGGAGGCGGCCGATCCCGGGAAGGTTCCGGAGTACGACGACATCGACGAGAAGGGGGCCGCCCGGCTGATCGGGGAGTTGCTCGCGCGCGGGGAAGGGCTCACGATCCCCGCCGCCGAGACCTGCGAGCTGCTCGGGAAGTACGGCATCCGTGTCCGCCGGGCCCTGCCCGCCCCCACCCCCGACGCCGCCGCCGAAGCCGCCCGCGCCCTCGGCTATCCGGTCGCCCTCAAGGCCACCGCCCCGCATCTGCGGCACCGCGCGGACCTGGGCGGCGTACGCCTCGATCTCGCGGACGAGGAGCAACTGCGCCGGGCGTATGCCGAGTTGACCGAGCTGTTCGGGACGCCGGAGGATCTGCGGCCGGTGGTCCAGGGCATGGCGCCCCGGGGTGTCGACACGGTCGTACGCGCGGTGATCGATCCCGCCGCGGGCGCCGTGCTGTCCTTCGGGCTCGCCGGGGCCGCCTCCCAGCTGCTCGGTGACATGGCGCACCGGCTGGTCCCGGTCACCGACCGCGAGGCGACGTCGCTCGTGCGGTCGATCCGCACGGCCCCGCTGCTGTTCGGCTGGCGCGGCTCCACGCCTGTCGACACCCCGGCGCTGGAGGAGCTGCTGCTGCGGGTGTCCCGGCTGGTCGACGATCACCCGGAGGTGGTCGCGGTCACCCTGGAGCCGGTCGTCGTCGCCCCGCACGGCGTCAGCGTGCTCGGCGCCACGGTCCGGCTCGCGCCGCCGCCCGCCCGCGACGACCTGGGTCCGCGCACGATGCCCGCCTACTGA
- a CDS encoding M16 family metallopeptidase, translated as MPMGHTTTAEAGSGGLTATEHRLANGLRVVLSEDHLTPVAAVCLWYDVGSRHEVKGRTGLAHLFEHLMFQGSGQVKGNGHFELVQGAGGSLNGTTSFERTNYFETMPAHQLELALWLEADRMGSLLAALDDESMENQRDVVKNERRQRYDNVPYGTAFEKLTALSYPEGHPYHHTPIGSMADLDAATLEDARQFFRTYYAPNNAVLSVVGDIDPKQTLAWVEKYFGSIPAHDGKPAPRDGTLPEVIGEQKREVVVEEVPARALMAAYRLPHDGTRACDAADLALTVLGGGESSRLYNRLVRRDRTAVAAGFGLLRLAGAPSMGWLDVKTSGDVEVPVIEAAIDEELARFAEQGPTPEEMERAQAQLEREWLDRLGTVAGRADELCRFAVLFGDPQLALTAVKRVLEITPEEVQEVAKARLRPDNRAVLVYEPLSAESAEHTEEAGRGEDPEQEATVEAGNENEETAK; from the coding sequence ATGCCCATGGGTCACACGACCACAGCCGAGGCAGGCTCCGGGGGCCTGACAGCGACCGAGCACCGCCTGGCCAACGGTCTGCGCGTGGTGCTCTCCGAGGATCACCTGACCCCGGTGGCGGCGGTCTGCCTCTGGTACGACGTCGGCTCCCGCCACGAAGTCAAGGGGCGTACCGGTCTGGCTCACCTTTTCGAGCACTTGATGTTCCAGGGCTCGGGACAGGTGAAGGGCAACGGTCACTTCGAGCTGGTGCAGGGCGCCGGCGGCTCGCTCAACGGCACCACCAGCTTCGAGCGCACCAACTACTTCGAGACCATGCCCGCCCACCAGCTGGAGCTGGCGCTCTGGCTGGAGGCCGACCGCATGGGCTCGCTGCTGGCCGCCCTGGACGACGAGTCCATGGAGAACCAGCGGGACGTCGTCAAGAACGAGCGCCGCCAGCGCTACGACAACGTCCCCTACGGCACCGCCTTCGAGAAGCTGACCGCGCTCTCGTACCCGGAGGGCCACCCCTACCACCACACGCCGATCGGCTCGATGGCGGACCTGGACGCGGCCACCCTGGAGGACGCCCGCCAGTTCTTCCGCACCTACTACGCGCCGAACAACGCCGTGCTCTCGGTGGTCGGCGACATCGACCCGAAGCAGACCCTCGCCTGGGTCGAGAAGTACTTCGGCTCGATCCCCGCGCACGACGGCAAGCCCGCCCCCCGCGACGGCACCCTGCCGGAGGTCATCGGCGAGCAGAAGCGTGAGGTCGTCGTCGAGGAGGTCCCGGCGCGCGCCCTGATGGCCGCCTACCGGCTCCCGCACGACGGCACGCGCGCGTGCGACGCGGCCGACCTCGCTCTGACCGTCCTCGGCGGCGGCGAGTCCTCCCGGCTGTACAACCGGCTGGTGCGCCGCGACCGTACGGCCGTCGCGGCCGGCTTCGGTCTGCTGCGCCTCGCCGGCGCCCCCTCGATGGGCTGGCTGGACGTGAAGACCTCCGGGGACGTCGAGGTGCCGGTCATCGAAGCCGCCATCGACGAGGAGCTGGCCCGGTTCGCCGAGCAGGGCCCCACGCCGGAGGAAATGGAGCGCGCCCAGGCCCAGTTGGAGCGCGAGTGGCTGGACCGGCTGGGCACGGTCGCCGGCCGCGCCGACGAACTGTGCCGGTTCGCCGTCCTGTTCGGCGACCCGCAGCTCGCCCTCACCGCCGTCAAGCGCGTCCTGGAGATCACCCCGGAGGAGGTCCAGGAGGTCGCCAAGGCCCGCCTGCGCCCCGACAACCGCGCGGTCCTCGTCTACGAGCCGCTGTCCGCCGAGTCCGCCGAGCACACCGAGGAAGCGGGGCGCGGCGAGGACCCGGAGCAGGAAGCGACCGTAGAGGCCGGCAACGAGAACGAGGAGACGGCCAAGTGA
- a CDS encoding DNA gyrase/topoisomerase IV subunit A: MARRSTKTPPPDDSYEEKILDIDVVDEMRGSYLEYAYSVIYSRALPDARDGLKPVHRRIVYQMNEMGLRPDRGYVKCARVVGEVMGKLHPHGDASIYDALVRMAQPFSMRMPLVDGHGNFGSLGNDDPPAAMRYTECRQAEATSLMTESIDEDTVDFAPNYDGQEQEPVALPAAFPNLLVNGSSGIAVGMATNMPPHNLGEVIAAARHLIRYPGADLDALMRHVPGPDLPTGGRIVGLDGIRDAYATGRGTFKIRATVSIETVTARRKGLVITELPFAVGPEKVIAKIKDLVNSKKVQGIADVKDLTDREHGLRLVIEIKNGFVPEAILEQLYKLTPMEESFGINNVALVDGQPLTLGLKELLEVYLDHRFDVVRRRSEFRRTKRRDRLHLVEGLLTALVDIDEVIRLIRSSENSAQAKERLMERFSLSEVQTQYILDTPLRRLTKYDRIELEAEKDKLTAEIAELTRILESDAELRKLVSAELAAVAKKFGTERRTVLLESAGAQVAAVPLQVADDPCRVLMSSTGLLARTATAEPFPEEAGARRVKHDVIVSAVPATARGEIGAVTSAGRLLRINVVDLPQLPDTAAAPTLSGGAPLAEFVSLEDDETVVCLTTLDESSPGLALGTEQGVVKRVVPDYPSNKEELEVITLKEGDRIVGAVELRTGEEDLVFITDDAQLLRFQASVVRPQGRPAGGMAGIKLADGAKVISFTAIDPAADAVVFTVAGSRGTLDDSVQTTAKLTPFDQYPRKGRATGGVRCQRFLKGEDCLSLAWAGPAPARAAQKTGSPAELPELDPRRDGSGTSLPKTVAVVAGPVF; the protein is encoded by the coding sequence ATGGCCCGCCGCAGCACGAAGACCCCGCCGCCCGACGACTCGTACGAGGAGAAGATCCTCGACATCGACGTCGTGGACGAGATGCGTGGCTCCTACCTTGAGTACGCGTACTCGGTCATCTATTCGCGCGCCCTGCCGGACGCCCGTGACGGCCTCAAGCCGGTGCACCGCCGGATCGTGTACCAGATGAACGAGATGGGCCTGCGCCCCGACCGCGGCTACGTGAAGTGCGCGCGTGTCGTCGGCGAGGTCATGGGCAAGCTGCACCCGCACGGAGACGCGTCGATCTACGACGCGCTGGTGCGCATGGCCCAGCCCTTCTCCATGCGCATGCCGCTGGTCGACGGCCACGGCAACTTCGGCTCGCTGGGCAACGACGACCCGCCGGCCGCCATGCGGTACACCGAGTGCCGGCAGGCCGAGGCCACGAGCCTGATGACCGAGTCGATCGACGAGGACACGGTCGACTTCGCGCCCAACTACGACGGCCAGGAGCAGGAGCCGGTGGCGCTGCCGGCCGCCTTCCCGAACCTGCTGGTCAACGGCTCCTCGGGCATCGCGGTCGGGATGGCGACGAACATGCCGCCGCACAACCTCGGCGAGGTGATCGCGGCCGCCCGCCACCTGATCCGGTACCCGGGCGCGGACCTCGACGCGCTGATGAGGCACGTCCCGGGCCCGGACCTGCCCACCGGCGGCCGGATCGTCGGCCTGGACGGCATCCGCGACGCGTACGCGACGGGCCGCGGCACCTTCAAGATCCGTGCCACGGTCTCGATCGAGACCGTGACCGCCCGCCGCAAGGGCCTGGTCATCACCGAACTGCCCTTCGCGGTCGGCCCCGAGAAGGTCATCGCGAAGATCAAGGACCTGGTCAACAGCAAGAAGGTCCAGGGCATCGCGGACGTCAAGGACCTCACCGACCGCGAGCACGGCCTGCGCCTGGTCATCGAGATCAAGAACGGCTTCGTGCCGGAGGCGATCCTGGAGCAGCTGTACAAGCTGACCCCGATGGAGGAGTCCTTCGGCATCAACAACGTGGCCCTGGTGGACGGCCAGCCGCTCACGCTGGGCCTGAAGGAGCTGCTGGAGGTCTATCTCGACCACCGCTTCGACGTCGTCCGGCGCCGCAGCGAGTTCCGCCGCACCAAGCGCCGTGACCGGCTGCACCTGGTCGAGGGCCTGCTCACCGCGCTGGTCGACATCGACGAGGTCATCCGGCTGATCCGGTCCAGCGAGAACTCCGCGCAGGCCAAGGAGCGCCTGATGGAGCGCTTCTCGCTGAGCGAGGTCCAGACGCAGTACATCCTCGACACGCCGCTGCGCCGGCTCACCAAGTACGACCGCATCGAGCTGGAGGCGGAGAAGGACAAGCTCACCGCGGAGATCGCGGAGCTGACCCGGATCCTGGAGTCCGACGCGGAGCTGCGCAAGCTGGTCTCGGCCGAACTGGCCGCGGTCGCGAAGAAGTTCGGCACCGAGCGGCGTACGGTCCTGCTGGAGTCCGCGGGTGCCCAGGTGGCCGCCGTGCCGCTCCAGGTCGCCGACGACCCGTGCCGGGTGCTGATGTCCTCGACCGGCCTGCTGGCCCGTACGGCGACGGCCGAGCCGTTCCCGGAGGAGGCCGGCGCGAGGCGCGTCAAGCACGACGTGATCGTCTCGGCGGTCCCGGCGACCGCGCGGGGGGAGATCGGCGCGGTGACCTCGGCGGGCCGGCTGCTGCGGATCAACGTGGTCGATCTGCCCCAGCTGCCGGACACCGCGGCGGCCCCGACCCTGTCCGGCGGCGCCCCGCTCGCGGAGTTCGTGTCCCTGGAGGACGACGAGACGGTGGTCTGCCTGACCACGCTGGACGAGTCGTCCCCGGGTCTGGCGCTCGGCACCGAGCAGGGTGTCGTCAAGCGCGTGGTGCCCGACTATCCCTCCAACAAGGAGGAGCTGGAGGTCATCACGCTCAAGGAGGGCGACCGGATCGTCGGCGCGGTGGAGCTGCGCACCGGCGAGGAGGACCTGGTGTTCATCACGGACGACGCGCAGCTGCTGCGCTTCCAGGCGTCCGTCGTGCGCCCGCAGGGCCGCCCGGCGGGCGGTATGGCCGGCATCAAGCTCGCGGACGGCGCGAAGGTGATCTCCTTCACGGCGATCGACCCGGCCGCCGACGCGGTGGTGTTCACGGTGGCGGGCTCGCGCGGCACGCTGGACGACTCCGTGCAGACGACGGCCAAGCTGACTCCGTTCGACCAGTACCCGCGCAAGGGCCGGGCCACGGGCGGCGTGCGCTGCCAGCGGTTCCTGAAGGGTGAGGACTGCCTGTCGCTGGCCTGGGCCGGGCCCGCTCCCGCGCGCGCGGCGCAGAAGACCGGCAGCCCGGCCGAGCTGCCGGAGCTGGACCCGCGCCGCGACGGCTCGGGCACATCGCTGCCGAAGACGGTGGCGGTGGTCGCGGGGCCGGTGTTCTAG
- a CDS encoding HPr family phosphocarrier protein: MAERRVNVGWAEGLHARPASIFVRAATAAGVPVTIAKADGTPVNAASMLAVLGLGAQGGEEIVLASDAEGADIALDRLAKLVAEGLEELPETV; encoded by the coding sequence ATGGCTGAGCGCCGCGTCAACGTCGGCTGGGCCGAGGGCCTCCACGCCCGCCCCGCCTCCATCTTCGTCCGAGCCGCCACGGCCGCAGGCGTCCCGGTGACGATCGCCAAGGCTGACGGCACCCCCGTCAACGCGGCCTCCATGCTGGCCGTCCTCGGCCTCGGCGCCCAGGGGGGCGAGGAGATCGTCCTCGCCTCCGACGCCGAGGGCGCGGACATCGCCCTGGACCGGCTGGCCAAGCTGGTCGCCGAGGGTCTGGAAGAACTGCCCGAGACGGTCTGA